The genomic interval ATTAAGAGTCACGCCATTCAAATGGAATATACTTATAAAGGCGAAGAATATATTTTAAATTTAATTGACACTCCTGGTCACGTTGACTTTTCATACGAAGTTTCACGATCTATCGCTGCCTGCGAAGGTGCGCTTTTGATTGTTGATGCTGCACAAAGTATTCAGGCACAAACTATTTCTAACTTATATTTGGCTTTAGAGAATGATCTGGAAATTATTCCGGTTTTGAATAAAGTAGATTTACCAAGTGCTAATCCTGAAGAAGTTAGTGATGATATTATTGATTTATTAGGATGTAAACTTGAAGACATTATTCATGCTTCAGGAAAAACAGGTTTTGGTGTTGAAAATATTTTAGCTGCCATTATCGAAAAAATTCCACCTCCTAAAGGAAATCCTGAAGAACCATTACAGGCTTTGATTTTCGATTCACATTACAATCCGTTTCGTGGAATTGAAGTTATTTTCCGTGTTGTAAACGGAGAAATCAGAAAAGGGCAAAAAATTAAATTCATGGCCACTGGAAATGAATATTTTGCTGACGAAATTGGAACTTTAAAATTAAATCAGGTTCCTAAAAATGTTATTTCTGCAGGTGATGTTGGTTATTTAATTTCCGGAATTAAAGAAGCCAAAGAAGTAAAAGTTGGAGATACACTAACTGATGCTAAAACGCCAACAACTAATATGATTACTGGTTTTGAGGACGTAAAACCAATGGTATTTGCCGGAATTTATCCTGTTGATACTGAAGATTATGAAGATTTGCGTTCTTCTATGGAAAAACTGCAATTGAATGATGCTTCGTTAGTTTTTACTCCTGAAAGTTCTGCAGCTTTAGGTTTTGGTTTCCGTTGCGGATTCTTAGGAATGCTTCATATGGAAATTATCCAGGAACGTTTAGAGCGTGAGTTTGATATGACTGTAATTACTACAGTTCCTAACGTTTCGTATTTGGCTTACACCAAAAAAGAGCCAGAAGTTCCTTTCGTAGTAAACAATCCTTCTGACTTACCTGAACCTTCTCGTTTAGACAGAGTTGAAGAACCTTATATTAAAGCAACAATCATTACAAAAGCTGATTTCGTAGGAAACGTAATGAGTTTGTGTATCGAAAAACGTGGCCAAATTACTAATCAAACGTATTTGACAACTGAACGTGTCGAATTGAATTTTGATATGCCTTTGGCGGAAATTGTATTCGATTTTTACGATCGTCTTAAAACAGTTTCTAAAGGTTATGCTTCTTTTGATTACTCTCCGATAGGAATGAGAACTTCAAAATTAGTTAAACTTGATGTTCTTTTGAATGCTCAAACGGTTGATGCACTTTCTGCATTGATTCACGAAGACAACGCTTATAATATTGGTAAAAAAATGACCGAGAAATTGCGCGAATTGATCCCAAGACAACAATTTGATATTCCTATTCAAGCTGCAATTGGAGCTAAAATTATTGCTCGTGAAACGATCAAAGCACTTCGTAAAGACGTTACCGCAAAATGTTATGGTGGAGATATTTCGCGTAAGCGTAAATTGCTGGAAAAACAGAAGAAAGGTAAAAAACGTATGCGTCAGGTAGGAAACGTTGAGATTCCGCAAGAAGCGTTTATGGCTGTTTTGAAATTGAATGACTAGATTTTTTAGAAGAAAGAATAAAGAGAATAGAATATAGATAAAACCCGATAATTTACATTATCGGGTTTTTTGTTTTTTTGTGTTATAGATTTAGATTGTGTTAGACGCACT from uncultured Flavobacterium sp. carries:
- the lepA gene encoding translation elongation factor 4 — protein: MKKIRNFCIIAHIDHGKSTLADRLLGATQTVTAREEKAQLLDNMDLERERGITIKSHAIQMEYTYKGEEYILNLIDTPGHVDFSYEVSRSIAACEGALLIVDAAQSIQAQTISNLYLALENDLEIIPVLNKVDLPSANPEEVSDDIIDLLGCKLEDIIHASGKTGFGVENILAAIIEKIPPPKGNPEEPLQALIFDSHYNPFRGIEVIFRVVNGEIRKGQKIKFMATGNEYFADEIGTLKLNQVPKNVISAGDVGYLISGIKEAKEVKVGDTLTDAKTPTTNMITGFEDVKPMVFAGIYPVDTEDYEDLRSSMEKLQLNDASLVFTPESSAALGFGFRCGFLGMLHMEIIQERLEREFDMTVITTVPNVSYLAYTKKEPEVPFVVNNPSDLPEPSRLDRVEEPYIKATIITKADFVGNVMSLCIEKRGQITNQTYLTTERVELNFDMPLAEIVFDFYDRLKTVSKGYASFDYSPIGMRTSKLVKLDVLLNAQTVDALSALIHEDNAYNIGKKMTEKLRELIPRQQFDIPIQAAIGAKIIARETIKALRKDVTAKCYGGDISRKRKLLEKQKKGKKRMRQVGNVEIPQEAFMAVLKLND